From the Anaeromyxobacter dehalogenans 2CP-1 genome, the window GCCGGGCCTCCAGGCGCGCCAGCGCCAGCGCCGCCTCGCGCTCGAAGTCGGCGCGCGCCAGGTTCGGGCGGAGCACCGCGTCCGCGAACAGGTCGAGCGCGGGGGCGAGGTGGGCGGAGAGCCCGCTCACCGACACCTGGAGCGAGGCGGGGCGCGCCTCGGCCTCGACGCTCGCGCCGAGCGCGCGGATGGCGTCGGCGTACTCCGCGGCGCTGCGCCCGCCCGCGCCGGACGTGAGCAGCTCGGCGAGGATGGGCGCGAGCCCGGCCTTCTCGGCCGGGACCGCGGCGGCGCCGCCGGGCAGGACCAGGTGCGCCGCGAACAGCCCGGTGCCCGGGCGCGGCGCGACCCGCACCTCGAGGCCGTTCGCGAGCCGGAACACCTCCGGCGCGGGCGGATCGAACGGGCGGGCGGCGAGCGGCGGCGGCGGGGCGTCGGGGATCTCCGCCTTCGCGGAGCCGGCGCGGGCGGGGAGGACGCGCAGGTCGAGCCGGCCCTCGCCCAGGCCGCGGGCGGCCACGCGCAGGCCGGCGGCGGTGGCGGAGGTGATGCGGGCGAGGTCGCGGGCGAAGCCGTCCGGCTCGCCGTAGTAGGCGAGGTACTCGTTCAGCTTGTCGGCGCGGTGCACGAGGTGCTCTCGCTCCTCGCGCCGGCGGCGCTCCGCCTGCGCGCGCACGCGGGCGAGCTCGCGCGCCTCGGGCCCCTTCGCCTGCAGCGCCGCGAGCACCGCCAGCGCCTCGCGCTTCACCCGCTCCAGGTCGGCGCCGGGCGTGCCGGTCACCTCCACGCGGAACAGCGAGCCGAGCCGCCCGGGGTCGAGGTACGCGGTCACCGACTCGGCGAGCCGCAGCTCCTGCACGAGCCGACGGTCGAGGCGCGACGACGGCCCCTCCGCCAGCACGTCGGCGAGGAGCTCCAGCTCCGCCGAGCCCTCGGCGTAGGCGGCGGGCGCGTGCCACGCGAGGATGAGCTTCGGCAGCTCCACCCGGTCGGACAGGATCCGGCGCACCTCGCGCTCGAGCCGCACCGGCGCCGCGCGCGCGGGCGCGGGCGGCGCGCGCAGCGGGACGGCGCCGAACAGCTGCTCCACGAGCGGGCGCACCTCGTCCGGCCGGAAGTCGCCCGCCACCACCAGCGTCGCGTTCGCGGGCACGTACCAGGTCCGGAAGAAGCCCTTCACGTCCTCGAGCGTGGCCGCCTCGAGGTCCGCGTGGCTGCCGATCACCGGGTGGTGGTACGGGTGGCCCTCCGGGTACATGACCTCGGGGACGACCAGCTCGGCGGCGCCGTAGGGCGTGTTCTCGTAGCTCTGCCGCCGCTCGTTGCGCACCACCCCGCGCTGCAGGTCGAGCTTCTCCTGGGTCATCGCGTCGGCGAGCGCCTGCAGCCGGTCCGCGTCCAGCCAGAGCAGCGTGGGGAGGAGCTGCGAGGGCCCGACGCTGTAGTAGTTGGT encodes:
- a CDS encoding M16 family metallopeptidase, whose product is MLAPLVPLVPLAALALAAAPAAPPLELTSFSLPNGLTVVLAPDHRLPQVAVDTWFQVGSKDEAPGRTGFAHLFEHLMFMGTNRVPGNRFDVIMESGGGSNNASTSSDRTNYYSVGPSQLLPTLLWLDADRLQALADAMTQEKLDLQRGVVRNERRQSYENTPYGAAELVVPEVMYPEGHPYHHPVIGSHADLEAATLEDVKGFFRTWYVPANATLVVAGDFRPDEVRPLVEQLFGAVPLRAPPAPARAAPVRLEREVRRILSDRVELPKLILAWHAPAAYAEGSAELELLADVLAEGPSSRLDRRLVQELRLAESVTAYLDPGRLGSLFRVEVTGTPGADLERVKREALAVLAALQAKGPEARELARVRAQAERRRREEREHLVHRADKLNEYLAYYGEPDGFARDLARITSATAAGLRVAARGLGEGRLDLRVLPARAGSAKAEIPDAPPPPLAARPFDPPAPEVFRLANGLEVRVAPRPGTGLFAAHLVLPGGAAAVPAEKAGLAPILAELLTSGAGGRSAAEYADAIRALGASVEAEARPASLQVSVSGLSAHLAPALDLFADAVLRPNLARADFEREAALALARLEARPDDPRKVAPVVAAAAIFGRGDPRGRPVDGWAATVRTVTLDDVRRLAPRLLDPRGATLVVAGDVDPAALRRLLAPRLGAWRGTGPAPAAAPAPLTTSPGGRVLLVDRPGAPQTRILLARPVAPAAEPARALRELVNVVLGGSFTSRLNQNLREKHGYTYGARSAFETEGGQGLFTAGAAVQTEVTGAALVELRRELDGLAAAGVDAAETAKARETARHRTVEEIQTTAGLADALAAAVLEGRPPDALRREAEALASVEPARAAAEARTGPYAFGGLTVVLVGDRKAVLPQLEKAGVPRPVVVDPDGTPVPDPE